Proteins encoded together in one Clupea harengus unplaced genomic scaffold, Ch_v2.0.2, whole genome shotgun sequence window:
- the LOC122129440 gene encoding rho guanine nucleotide exchange factor 12-like isoform X1, giving the protein MSDTQSTITDRFPKKANRSSSILSKDHPPDKKPKSDRGSLSPPHEFDPTDVQLQRKAGSEVLETRPESCGLVQRCVIIQKDENGFGLTVSGDNPVFVQLVKQDGAAMRAGVQTGDRIIKVNGTLVTHSNHVEVVKLIKSGSYVALTVLGRPPGLPQIPLNEGDAELSSPLSTLLSAHTQPPSSPLHAWEENSGSQKVDILQRMLSKEQQELQAWREEYLRHPTPKLQRDIQEAQKHIPHLQDQISKAIAATQDVLCLGDGDERGVVEWDQSSSSTEGVWSGHQNYRPFSSPDGAGPRDGSYPSSRSSAPTDSPRSAPRNSLTSWMSPEPDTEENTDLDPHAAVGSPSSRLGPQIIGAEDDYFDSEPDQVNGQCSCFQSIELLKSRPAHLAAFLHHVVSQFDPAPLLCYLYAELYKNTNSKETRRVFMDFLNIFIDRAANLKVPLPESISSELEKRRLELIPEELHRQYIQQMQEKLLPDIQRHLEDFRQKRSMGLTVAEGELMRLDTERLRDRVALERERTCAENIISKIEEVLLTSQPPEEEKSSTMQYVIFSYMKHLGVRVKEQRNLESKRVRINFLPKIKKSTKPPEKEGEEKVKKTRFPSILGPQRRLSRNDTTSIGRAMDQSKQRPQKQLSQPVMGVSEPLDGGRLRGSQSSEGSELTYPTGLSGSPLYSPPTASYDPSARDSDSGMSPLSGASRLSEGLLSEGMDGPQSPSSGLDLSPSNLEQLPEEDRDSDRFLEGGTPKMLRRLGVVGSAETQSEDDQGSEMDSDLDRPNWQHQVGREVLAGLTPHQIKRQEVINELFHTERTHVQKLKVLDSVFCQKITRDNILPPADIKSIFTNLEDIIQLHVSISDQMTSIRKRNDTPVVDQIGDDLLAWFGDCEEERVKQAVATFCSNQPFALELIKTKQKKDTRFSAFMQEAERDRLCRRLQLKDIIPAEMQRVTKYPLLLDDISKYTEEAEEKEKVKSAADCCRRILNYVNQAVKEAENKQRLEDYQRRLDLSSLKQSENPMISEFKNLDLTKKTMVYEGPLSWKVNKDKTIELYTLLLEDILVLLQKQDDRLVLKCHSKNLAGTADTKHIFSPVIKLSTVMVRSVATDNKSFFVLSMSDNGAQIYELMAQTVSKQRTWQRQISQRAEAMKVKPHSVIPLPQPDERDGVELISSGVSKLGKDSDRLSSGSIHSTGTMKADEDDDVIPEEGPFLDAEGADGIAFLQPHHQGGATDGRDLEPYRAEEALKTLASLKQVLLAQLMTQEESSRGGRGSGNRLLRTTSLRTPAVDSPSRATLENGSGREAEARADRGGPQDLASGDTGFFEAAEDYAGYLVLEGFGGSRESSTDDELAVGVGAGAKGLALSRGCVGDSGISLRCPSGYPTGSISTFSRQVFTHLRNLQASLNQLKDMETKYFSLLRQRQADPAMDSEEGKDKR; this is encoded by the exons ATGGAGCGGCTATGCGAGCTGGTGTTCAGACGGGGGACAGGATCATTAAG GTTAACGGGACCCTAGTTACACATTCAAACCATGTTGAGGTTGTCAAGTTGATCAAAT CGGGTTCATATGTAGCACTCACAGTTTTGGGGCGCCCCCCCGGGCTCCCCCAGATTCCGCTCAATGAGGGGGACGCTGAGCTGTCCTcgcccctctccaccctcctctcggctcacacacagcctccctccTCGCCCCTCCACGCCTGG GAAGAGAATAGTGGCAGCCAAAAGGTCGACATCTTGCAGAGGATGTTGTCGAAGGAGCAGCAGGAGTTACAG GCGTGGAGGGAGGAATACCTTCggcaccccacccccaaactgCAGCGGGACATTCAGGAGGCCCAGAAGCACATTCCACATCTGCAGGACCAGATTAGCAAAGCCATCGCAGctacgcag gATGTCCTGTGTTTGGGGGATGGCGATGAACGCGGTGTGGTTGAATGGgaccagagcagcagcagcactgaagGCGTTTGGAGTGGACAT CAGAACTATCGGCCCTTCAGCTCTCCAGATGGGGCGGGGCCCAGAGACGGTAGCTACCCCAGCTCCAGAAGCTCCGCCCCCACAGACAGTCCCCGTAGCGCCCCACGAAACAGCCTCACTTCCTGGATGTCTCCAGAGCCGGACACAGAGGAAAACACAGACCtg GACCCTCACGCTGCGGTGGGGAGCCCCTCGTCTCGGCTGGGCCCCCAGATCATCGGCGCGGAGGATGACTACTTCGACTCAGAACCTGATCAG gtGAACGGCCAGTGCAGTTGTTTCCAGAGCATCGAGCTGCTGAAGTCTCGCCCCGCCCACCTCGCTGCCTTCCTGCATCACGTGGTGTCACAGTTTGACCCTGCCCCTCTG CTCTGCTACCTGTATGCTGAGTTGTACAAAAACACCAACTCCAAAGAGACGCGCCGGGTCTTCATGGACTTCCTGAACATCTTCATCGACCGGGCAGCT AACTTGAAAGTGCCGCTTCCTGAGTCGATCTCCTCCGAGCTGG AGAAGAGGCGTCTGGAGCTGATTCCAGAGGAGCTGCACAGGCAGTACATTCAGCAGATGCAGGAAAAACTCTTACCAGACATACAGCGCCACCTAGAGGACTTCAG GCAGAAGCGCAGTATGGGCCTGACTGTGGCTGAGGGGGAGCTGATGCGTTTGGACACGGAGCGCCTGAGAGACCGAGTggctctggagagagagaggacctgtGCGGAGAACATCATCAGCAAGATCGAGGAAGTGCt GTTGACCTCTCAGCCcccagaagaagagaagag CTCCACCATGCAGTACGTGATCTTCTCCTACATGAAGCACTTGGGCGTCAGGGTGAAGGAACAGCGCAACCTGGAGTCCAAACGAGTCCGCATCAACTTCCTGCCCAAGATCAAA AAAAGCACCAAACCTccggagaaagagggagaggagaaggtgaAGAAAACTCGATTTCCCAGCATCCTCGGACCACAGAGGCGTCTCAGTCGCAATGATACAACGTCAA tagGCCGTGCGATGGACCAGAGTAAGCAGCGGCCCCAGAAGCAGCTGTCCCAGCCAGTGATGGGCGTGTCGGAGCCGCTGGATGGGGGTCGTCTGCGGGGCAGCCAATCCAGCGAGGGCTCAGAGCTCACCTACCCCACAGGCCTCAGCGGCTCCCCCCTCTACAGCCCCCCCACAGCCTCCTACGACCCCTCCGCCAGGGACTCGGACAGCG GAATGTCCCCCTTGTCCGGGGCGTCACGGTTGTCTGAGGGTCTTCTCTCTGAGGGGATGGACGGACCCCAGTCTCCCTCCAGCGGCCTCGACCTGAGCCCCAGCAACCTGGAGCAGCTACCGGAGGAGGATAGAGATAGTGACag GTTTCTGGAAGGAGGGACACCCAAGATGCTGAGGAG gctgggTGTGGTGGGCTCTGCAGAGACCCAGAGCGAGGATGACCAGGGCTCAGAGATGGACTCGGACCTGGACCGACCAAACTGGCAGCATCAGGTGGGCCGTGAGGTTCTGGCCGGTCTCACGCCCCACCAGATCAAGAGACAGGAAGTCATCAACG AGCTGTTCCACACGGAGCGCACCCATGTGCAGAAACTGAAGGTGCTGGACTCGGTCTTCTGCCAGAAGATCACCCGAGACAACATACTGCCCCCTGCTGACATCAAGAGCATCTTCACCAACCTGGAGGACATCATTCAGCTGCACG TCTCCATATCGGACCAGATGACCTCCATCCGAAAGAGGAACGACACCCCGGTGGTTGACCAGATTGGAGATGACCTGCTGGCCTGG TTTGGGGACTGTGAGGAGGAGCGGGTGAAGCAGGCAGTGGCCACCTTCTGCAGTAACCAGCCCTTCGCTCTGGAGCTCATCAAGACCAAGCAGAAGAAGGACACGCGCTTCAGCGCCTTCATgcag gaggctgagagagatcGTCTGTGTCGGCGACTCCAGCTGAAGGACATCATCCCTGCTGAGATGCAGAGAGTCACCAAGTATCCTCTGCTCCTGGACGACATCAGCAAATACACAG aggaggctgaggagaaggagaaggttaAGAGTGCAGCTGACTGCTGCAGGAGGATCCTGAACTACGTGAACCAGGCCGTGAAGGAGGCTGAGAACAAACAG aGGCTGGAGGACTACCAGAGGCGATTGGACCTGTCGTCTCTGAAGCAGAGTGAGAATCCCATGATCTCCGAGTTTAAG AACCTGGACTTGACCAAGAAGACGATGGTGTATGAGGGCCCCCTGTCCTGGAAGGTCAACAAAGACAAGACCATCG agctttACACGCTGCTCCTGGAGGACATCCTAGTTCTCCTCCAGAAGCAGGATGATCGTTTGGTGCTGAAGTGCCACAGTAAGAACCTGGCAGGAACCGCCGACACCAAACACATCTTCAGCCCCGTCATCAAGCTCAGCACAGTCATGGTCCGATCAGTCGCTACAG ATAACAAGTCCTTCTTTGTGCTGTCCATGTCCGACAACGGAGCTCAGATCTACGAGCTGATGGCCCAGACCGTCTCCAAGCAGAGGac GTGGCAGCGTCAGATCAGTCAGAGAGCAGAGGCCATGAAGGTGAAGCCACACAGTGTCATCCCCCTGCCTCAGCCGGA tgagaGGGACGGTGTGGAGCTGATCTCCTCAGGTGTGTCCAAACTAGGGAAGGACTCTGACCGCCTCTCTTCAGGGAGCATCCACTCTACAG GAACGATGAAGGCAGATGAGGACGACGACGTCATCCCAGAGGAAGGCCCCTTCCTGGATGCAGAGGGGGCTGATGGGATAGCGTTCCTCCAGCCGCATCATCAGGGCGGAGCCACAGACGGCAGGGATCTGGAGCCCTACAGAGCCGAGGAGGCACTCAAAacct tggCGTCGCTGAAGCAGGTGTTGCTGGCCCAGCTCATGACTCAGGAGGAGAGCTCTCGCGGGGGCCGGGGATCGGGCAACCGGCTCCTGAGGACCACGTCGCTGCGCACCCCCGCCGTCGACTCCCCCAGCAGGGCCACGCTGGAGAACGGCTCGGGGCGGGAGGCTGAGGCCAGAGCGGACCGAGGGGGACCACAGGACCTGGCCTCGGGGGACACGGGGTTCTTCGAGGCGGCTGAGGACTATG CTGGGTACCTGGTGCTGGAGGGCTTCGGAGGCTCCCGGGAGAGCAGCACGGATGACGAGCTGGCAGTGGGGGTGGGCGCGGGGGCCAAGGGCCTGGCTCTGTCCCGTGGCTGTGTGGGGGACTCGGGCATCAGCCTGCGCTGCCCCTCGGGGTACCCCACCGGCAGCATCTCCACCTTCAGCCGCCAGGTCTTCACACACCTGCGCAACCTGCAGGCCAGCCTCAACCAGCTCaag GACATGGAGACCAAGTACTTCAGTCTGCTCCGCCAAAGGCAAGCAGACCCAGCAATGGACTCCGAGGAGGGGAAAG ATAAGAGATAG